The Erythrolamprus reginae isolate rEryReg1 chromosome 6, rEryReg1.hap1, whole genome shotgun sequence DNA segment ttgttcttgtgttcactttccaattaaaaacacttccctcctggaccttatttaaccctttaacatatttaaatgtttcgatcatgtccccccttttccttctgtcctccagactatacagattgagttcattaagtctttcctgatacgttttatgcttatataGGGACCTTGAAACCTTGGCATCAGACTTGAGACCTGATGTCTTTCCATCAATTGTTCctcttgcaattttttccccAGGTTTAGGAATGGCTCTGAATTTTCAGCCTTCCTTGATTATGTTAGGATGCTACTTCGACAAGCGCAGGCCCTTGGCCAATGGGCTAGCTGCAGCCGGGAGCCCGGTCTTCCTTTCGGCGCTTTCTCCCCTGggtcaagtcctgctggaaaagttTGGCTGGCGAGGGGGGTTCCTCATCATGGGGGGGCTGCTCCTGAACTGCTGCACCTGTGGGGCGCTCATGAGACCCTTGGCAGTCGGCACGGGGAAGAAGACAAGCGAGAAGGCCACCGACACTTATGAAACGAAAGAGATGCTGCCCATGGGAGGAAGAACAGAAGAGGTGGACGGGACCCTGGACAATGTGAAGAAACACAAGAAACTCAAGAAGAAAAAGGCCAAGAAAACAAAAAGCTTATTAAATTTTTCAATCTTCAAAATCCGGGGTTTTATCATTTACACCATCACCAAGTTCATCATGGTTCTGGGCCTCTTTGTGCCCACAATCCTATTAGTCAACTATGCCAAAGACATAGGGATACCTGACAAAGAGGCAGCCTTTCTTTTGTCCATCATTGGCTTCGTAGATATTTTTGCCCGTCCATCCTGTGGGATGTTTGCTGGGATGAAGAGGATACGACCCCATATAACCTACCTGTTCAGTTTTGCAATGCTCTTCAATGGCCTGACGGACATCTGTAGTGCCAGGGCCAACACCTACACATCCCTTGTCATCTTCTGCATTTTCTTCGGTGTGTCCTATGGCATGGTGGGAGCTCTGCAGTTTGAAGTGCTCATGACTATTGTTGGATCACAGAAATTCTCCAGCGCAATTGGGCTTAACTTGCTCATCGAAGCTGTTGCTGTACTCATTGGACCACCTTCCGCAGGTAAGTCTAACCACctttctgagcagagacaggttacaagcggtgtgccacaagggtctgttctgggtcctattctttttaatatatttgtgagtgacataggggaaggttggtagggaaggtttgcctatttgccaatgactctaaagtgtgcaatagggttgatattcctggaggggtctataatatggtaaatgatttagctttactagataaatggtcaaagcaatggaaactgcagtttaatgtttccaaatgtaaaataatgcacttggggaaaaggaatcctcaatctgagtattgcattggcagttctgtgttagcaaaaacttcagaagagaaggatttaggggtagtgctttctgacagtctcaaaatgggtgagcagtgtggtcgggcagtaggaaaagcaagtaggattggctgcatagctagaggtataacaatcaggaagagggaaattgtgattcccttatatagagcgctggtgagaccacatttggaatagtgttcagttctggagacctcacctacaaaaagatattgacaaaattgaacgggtccaaagacgggctacaagaatggtggaaggtcttaagcataaaacgtatcaggaaagacttaatgaactcaatctgtatagtctggaggacagaaggaaaagggggggccatgatcgaaacatttaaatatgttaaagggttaaataaggttcaggagggaagtgtttttaataggaaagtgaacacaagaacaaggggacacaatctgtagttagttgggggaaagatcaaaagcaacgtgagaaaatattatttcactgaaagagtagtagatccttggaacaaacttccagcagaggtggttggtaaatccacagtaactgaatttaaacatgcctgggataaacatatatccatcctaagataaaacacaggaaatagtataagggcagactagatggaccatgaagtctttttctgccgtcagtcttctatgtttctatgtttcttgtgtAGAACTTCCTTTGAGATAGGGCATATTCATGCTtagtcctatttatttattttgtttcttatgAGCCACAGTGATAAGAGTGAAgtacctgcaatttggcatttcaaatctcagcaggctcaaggttgactcagcctcccatccttccaagatgggtgaaacgaggagccagattgttgggcgcaatatgctgattctataaatctCATCTGCAacatacccagtgaagggctgcaaaaaaatttactaccacactgtgggccaggcttattgtgtgggtgtggcttgatggtcatgtgactgggtaggagtggcttgccaaccatgtgaccaagtgggggggtagcttgacaatcatgtgaccagtgggagtggcttaaaggtcatgtgacttggtgggagtggcttactgaccaagataagtgttcaaataggtgcttggactctttttcagttgattaagtcacattatattatatatatttatattatatttattagatttgtatgccgcccctctccgaagactcggggtggctcacaacagtaataaaaaaacagtataacaatgggacaataataaaaattatataaaaacctcaacaattaaaaagcatacagcacatacataccaaacataaaatataagaaagcctgggggagatgtcttagttcacccatgcctggcaatataggtgggtcttgagtaacttgcgaaagacaaggagggtgggggccgttctaatctccggggggagttgattccagagggccggggccaccacagagaatgctcttcccctggggccgccaaacgacattgtttggtcgacgggacccggagaaggccaactctgtgggaccttatcggatgctgggattcgtgcggtagaaggcggttccacaaaaaggacaaatgatagacagcattatttcttGAGGAccccagtaacattttaaggttttgtactgaacccacaaagtttAGTattataacagattaggcaagtaactcaattttctttaattgctataaaagttcagttctagatttcaGTTTATAGgtgaaaacatactatttatttcctattttaaaagtaattaaggatcatactaaggtactagagaaggaaggacaatttaaaaaagctattaagtattcaataaatagcgtTTAAACTTACTACTCTCACTGCGTCCCATCCCCCCTTGGGTGCCGCAGCCCATCGCTGACCATACCGGTTCTGTCAGACCTAGTGGGATGGGCAGATGTCATTGGGTTGAGATGGCCCTCAAATAATGCATAGGTCAAAGCCCACACTTTGGATTGgacctgaaaacaaaatggcaaccaatgcagtttgcAGAGCAAAGGTATAGCATGTGCCACTCTAGGGATACACCTAACACTTCCTCAGTGCTCTATATTGTGTCAGCTGATGCTTGCCAAGGGCAGCCCAAGGTAAAATGGATTATAGCAGTCCACTCAGGAGGTGacgagggcataagtgactgagCATCCTGGGCCATGAATAGACACAATAGACACACAATACAAAGCTCTCCCAGCCACAACAGCCACCTACTCCTTGATTTTCTTTATCATGTTCTGTTTCTAAGATTATCATATACTAGCTGAATACCTGTGCTCCGCCATGAAACTATGTAATCGGGCttgtccccttctctccctcaggcttgccccacagaggcctctcctatcttatccctttctcttcctcaggcttgccccacagaaaCTCTCCTGTCttatctccttccctcccttaggCTTGCCCCACAGGAGCCTcctctattcttatatctttctttccctcaggCTGGCCTCTTTGATCCTCTCAAAACTCCCAGCCCTCAGGCCGGATGAGGGACAGGGCCaagtggcagttggaacagagttcttttcaggcggggagggggaatagaatgtctaactccttagcattagAGTGtgttaacaataatataaaaaatactaatgatctaatcatcatttcaaaaaattctttcttagcgagcacctagaagccaagaggaacatacatgtcaaatttcaagtttgtaggctttacagttctggagatgtcATGATTCTGCATGAGTGTTTTTCGCATTTAGATGAGATGAGTGGTATGGAATGTGTGTGCAACGTCCATGCAATTCCCATTAGTTATTGATCAGGTTAACGTTCATGGAGGCTTGAGGTCAACAGCATTTTGGAAGACCCATAGAgggtccagtgat contains these protein-coding regions:
- the SLC16A8 gene encoding monocarboxylate transporter 3 → MGRDDVKQGQVPEKAKPPDGGWGWFILLGCFVITGFSYGFPKAVSIYFKDLMHDFHVGYSDTAWISSIMLAMLYGTGPLSSIMVNQFGCRPVMLVGGLLASSGMILASFTTNIIELYLSAGVLTGLGMALNFQPSLIMLGCYFDKRRPLANGLAAAGSPVFLSALSPLGQVLLEKFGWRGGFLIMGGLLLNCCTCGALMRPLAKLKKKKAKKTKSLLNFSIFKIRGFIIYTITKFIMVLGLFVPTILLVNYAKDIGIPDKEAAFLLSIIGFVDIFARPSCGMFAGMKRIRPHITYLFSFAMLFNGLTDICSARANTYTSLVIFCIFFGVSYGMVGALQFEVLMTIVGSQKFSSAIGLNLLIEAVAVLIGPPSAGRLVDTLKKYEIIFYLAGSEVVLSGLFLTVASYCCLNAKKETTPQLENPSIVRSNSETEEEADLPEATERLSNDQSPAQSTDSVGSDRENHIAIYKNGGQPKGENVALVPDGCTIDQVGERVLTT